The proteins below come from a single Desulfitobacterium metallireducens DSM 15288 genomic window:
- a CDS encoding nitroreductase family protein has translation MKDQSHSVEEILKKRVSMRQYAERDLSEEDIEWIIEGARRAPTAGGMMLYSIIAVKDPAKKLILSETCDHQPFIAKAPLVMIFVADYQRWFDYFQLSGVEEYCQKTGRKFKEPSEGDLFLACSDALIAAQNSVIAAEARGIASCYIGDIMENYEKHRELLNLPPWAFPIAMLCFGYYPETKRPDPRSRFDPKYFVYNEAYQRLSPDELREMFQEEENSFPKNNPFKAENAAQWIYARKAGSDFAAEMTRSIREALKSWQEKNNYKSE, from the coding sequence ATGAAAGATCAATCTCATTCGGTTGAAGAGATCTTAAAAAAACGGGTATCTATGCGTCAGTATGCAGAGCGGGACTTAAGTGAAGAGGATATAGAGTGGATCATTGAAGGAGCAAGGCGAGCTCCAACCGCTGGGGGCATGATGCTCTATTCAATTATCGCCGTAAAAGATCCAGCGAAAAAGCTAATTCTGAGTGAAACGTGTGATCATCAACCCTTTATTGCTAAAGCACCGTTAGTCATGATTTTCGTTGCGGATTATCAGCGCTGGTTTGATTATTTTCAACTCTCCGGGGTTGAGGAATATTGTCAAAAAACGGGACGGAAATTTAAGGAACCCAGTGAAGGCGATTTATTCCTCGCCTGTTCCGATGCGCTTATTGCCGCCCAAAATTCGGTTATTGCTGCTGAAGCTCGCGGCATTGCGTCCTGCTACATTGGTGATATTATGGAAAATTACGAAAAACATCGTGAACTTTTGAATTTACCACCCTGGGCCTTTCCAATCGCTATGCTTTGTTTTGGCTATTATCCAGAAACTAAACGCCCAGATCCTCGATCCCGCTTCGATCCAAAATATTTTGTGTATAATGAGGCGTATCAAAGGCTGAGCCCTGATGAGCTGAGAGAGATGTTCCAAGAGGAGGAAAACTCTTTTCCCAAGAATAATCCTTTCAAGGCTGAGAATGCTGCCCAATGGATCTATGCTCGGAAAGCCGGGAGTGATTTTGCAGCGGAAATGACGCGGTCAATTCGTGAAGCTTTAAAGAGTTGGCAAGAGAAGAATAATTACAAAAGTGAATAA
- a CDS encoding DUF378 domain-containing protein: MNWLSKTALILVIIGAINWLLVGVFQWDLVTALFGGDTFRASSGLSRIIYTLVGIAGLYSISFLFTDNEVR, translated from the coding sequence ATGAATTGGTTATCAAAAACAGCCTTAATACTGGTAATTATCGGAGCTATAAATTGGCTGTTGGTCGGTGTCTTTCAATGGGACCTTGTGACTGCTCTTTTCGGCGGAGACACATTTAGAGCCTCATCTGGATTAAGTAGGATAATTTATACACTAGTTGGTATAGCAGGTCTTTACTCTATTTCTTTCCTTTTTACTGATAATGAAGTTAGGTAA